Proteins co-encoded in one Mycobacterium mantenii genomic window:
- a CDS encoding TetR/AcrR family transcriptional regulator codes for MTGESLRDRQRAQIRADLRRAAFRLFVQRGYDAVTTEEIATAAGVSPRTFFRHVPAKEELLLAPVRYGGAAIVNLLEGRPAAESPDVALINAIITRTRSFEQVDTEEWREALLVVPDLLDKVTVHRPADKERATKLIAERMGVDPDADIRPGLLVQLAFAAADFAFQQWVRQAGKSRPLDRYVTDALDAVKSPHWKRR; via the coding sequence ATGACCGGCGAGTCGCTCCGCGACCGGCAGCGCGCACAGATCCGGGCCGATCTCCGGCGTGCGGCGTTCCGCCTGTTCGTCCAGCGCGGGTACGACGCGGTGACCACCGAGGAAATCGCGACGGCCGCGGGCGTTTCCCCACGCACGTTCTTTCGGCATGTACCGGCGAAGGAGGAACTTCTCCTTGCACCGGTGCGGTACGGCGGGGCCGCGATCGTCAACCTGCTCGAAGGGCGCCCCGCCGCCGAGTCACCCGATGTCGCCCTGATCAACGCCATCATCACGCGGACTCGCTCCTTCGAACAGGTCGACACCGAGGAATGGCGCGAGGCCCTGCTGGTGGTCCCCGACCTGCTCGACAAGGTCACCGTGCACCGGCCCGCCGATAAGGAGCGCGCAACCAAGCTCATCGCCGAACGGATGGGCGTCGATCCGGATGCCGATATCCGCCCCGGCCTACTGGTCCAACTCGCCTTCGCTGCAGCGGATTTCGCCTTTCAGCAATGGGTGCGGCAAGCCGGTAAGTCTCGGCCGCTGGATCGATACGTCACCGACGCCCTCGATGCGGTCAAAAGCCCGCACTGGAAACGCCGGTGA
- a CDS encoding SDR family oxidoreductase: protein MTVLMTGFPGFLGSALLPGILKRTGDSAICLVQRKFGVPAQRRVAELSSAEPFLEGRIQLVEGDITQPGLGIGADTLAEVTEAWHLAAAYDLAVPRDVAVRVNVNGTRNVLDVLQRCPSLTRLHYFSTCYVSGRYAGPFSEDALEVGAPFNNHYEETKHLAEADVRWHMSAGMPATIYRPSIVVGDSRTGQTQKFDGPYFVMQWLLRQPRHAVLPMVGDPTMTRVNVVPRDFIVDAVGYLSGLPVSEGRTYQLADPRPLTVDEMADTLAQATGRELVKIPLPRKLTKASLAHVPGLYRWMRIPPEAVDYFAQPTFYSTDHCRADLAGSGIEPPAFRSYVDRLVDYMRSHPDTGSAAMF, encoded by the coding sequence ATGACCGTATTGATGACCGGGTTTCCCGGCTTTCTCGGTAGCGCGTTGCTGCCAGGCATTCTCAAGCGCACTGGGGATTCGGCAATCTGTCTGGTGCAACGGAAATTCGGCGTACCGGCTCAGCGACGCGTGGCGGAGCTGAGCTCTGCGGAACCCTTCCTCGAGGGGCGGATTCAGCTGGTCGAAGGCGACATCACCCAGCCCGGTCTCGGCATCGGCGCGGACACCCTCGCCGAAGTCACCGAGGCGTGGCACCTGGCCGCCGCATATGACTTGGCGGTTCCCCGCGACGTGGCGGTTCGGGTCAATGTCAACGGCACCCGAAACGTCCTGGACGTTCTCCAGCGCTGTCCCTCCCTGACGCGTCTGCACTACTTCAGCACCTGCTACGTCAGCGGGCGCTATGCCGGCCCGTTCAGCGAGGACGCCCTCGAAGTCGGGGCTCCGTTCAACAACCATTACGAAGAGACCAAGCACCTCGCGGAGGCGGACGTGCGCTGGCACATGTCCGCGGGCATGCCCGCGACGATCTATCGCCCGTCGATTGTCGTCGGCGACAGCCGCACCGGACAGACACAAAAATTCGACGGACCCTACTTCGTCATGCAGTGGCTGCTGCGACAGCCTCGGCACGCGGTCCTCCCGATGGTCGGTGACCCCACGATGACGCGCGTCAACGTGGTCCCCCGCGACTTCATCGTCGACGCGGTCGGATATTTGAGCGGCCTGCCCGTTTCCGAGGGGCGCACCTATCAGCTGGCGGATCCGCGTCCGCTCACGGTCGATGAGATGGCGGATACGTTGGCCCAGGCGACGGGCCGCGAACTCGTCAAGATTCCGCTGCCCCGGAAATTGACGAAAGCCTCACTGGCGCATGTGCCGGGGCTCTACCGCTGGATGCGGATCCCTCCCGAAGCCGTCGATTACTTCGCCCAACCCACCTTCTACTCGACCGATCATTGCCGAGCCGACCTCGCCGGCAGTGGGATCGAGCCGCCCGCATTCCGCAGCTATGTGGATCGGCTCGTGGATTACATGCGCAGCCATCCCGACACCGGTTCGGCGGCGATGTTCTGA
- a CDS encoding SDR family oxidoreductase has protein sequence MSALDGKIAIVTGTSRGVGVGIAHELLRAGATVIGCSRSTLDTIPGIEPDWADRASQQVCDQGDYRSIDAFVADVVATHGRVDILVNNAGGTVPAPHAESIPKLVQRIQGAPAADDDYARTALFHAFAVQMNLISPLWFAIRAYRQMQTQDGVGCIINISSGAGHPAGSPTLVSYGAAKSGLNHLTRSLADEWGPRVRVNCVALGPTMTENFRSFVLPKDDPDGAKYFAAVPLRRAGEPAEVGRVCVFLAGGQADFVNGTTIECDGGMLPGVLYDAGLKTITDLL, from the coding sequence ATGAGCGCTCTCGACGGCAAGATCGCGATCGTCACCGGCACCAGTCGCGGGGTGGGTGTGGGCATCGCCCATGAACTGCTGCGCGCCGGTGCCACCGTGATCGGCTGCTCGCGATCAACGCTCGACACCATTCCCGGCATCGAACCCGACTGGGCGGATCGCGCTTCCCAGCAGGTGTGCGATCAGGGCGACTATCGCTCGATCGACGCGTTCGTCGCCGACGTGGTGGCCACCCACGGTCGGGTCGACATTCTGGTGAACAATGCCGGGGGCACCGTTCCAGCGCCGCATGCAGAGAGCATTCCCAAACTGGTGCAACGTATTCAGGGCGCACCCGCCGCCGATGACGACTACGCGCGCACGGCCCTGTTTCACGCGTTCGCCGTGCAGATGAACCTGATCAGCCCGCTGTGGTTCGCGATCCGTGCGTATCGGCAGATGCAGACCCAGGACGGCGTCGGCTGCATCATCAACATCTCTAGCGGCGCCGGGCATCCGGCCGGATCGCCAACCCTGGTCTCCTACGGCGCGGCCAAAAGCGGTCTCAACCATCTCACCCGTTCGCTGGCCGACGAGTGGGGTCCCAGGGTGCGGGTCAACTGCGTCGCCTTGGGACCGACGATGACCGAGAACTTCCGGTCGTTCGTGCTGCCCAAGGACGACCCCGATGGCGCAAAGTATTTCGCCGCCGTCCCGTTGCGCCGTGCCGGCGAGCCGGCGGAGGTCGGGCGGGTCTGCGTCTTTCTGGCCGGCGGACAGGCCGACTTCGTCAACGGCACCACCATCGAATGCGACGGCGGGATGCTGCCCGGGGTGCTCTACGACGCGGGCCTGAAGACGATCACCGATCTGCTGTAA
- a CDS encoding DUF1330 domain-containing protein — protein sequence MSSSLEPTAEQFAALAARPGDAPVVMVNLLKFKTPGGVESYRRYGREVAPHLQRVGATVRYMGTAPAFVIGDGEQPWWDAILVVEYPTPQAFIDMVSTAEYAEVHQHRAVGLERGDLIATSVWSVAVD from the coding sequence ATGAGCAGTTCCTTGGAGCCCACCGCCGAACAGTTCGCGGCCCTGGCCGCGCGGCCCGGCGACGCGCCGGTCGTGATGGTCAACCTGTTGAAGTTCAAAACCCCGGGTGGGGTGGAGTCTTACCGGCGTTACGGGCGTGAGGTCGCACCGCACCTCCAGCGCGTAGGTGCCACCGTCCGGTACATGGGGACCGCACCGGCATTCGTCATAGGCGATGGTGAACAGCCATGGTGGGACGCGATTCTCGTTGTCGAGTATCCGACGCCCCAGGCGTTCATCGACATGGTGAGCACCGCTGAGTACGCGGAGGTTCACCAACACCGCGCCGTTGGGTTGGAGCGCGGGGACCTGATCGCGACGTCGGTATGGTCGGTCGCGGTCGACTGA
- a CDS encoding D-2-hydroxyacid dehydrogenase family protein, which yields MPKVAILDDYAGVALQVADWSPVQKRAEVTVFDRHLAEDEAADALRTFDVVCTMRERMAFPRTLIERLPQLRLITIVGRSLPKLDTAAASERGILVAQSDFAHPRFRSMRDATPELAWGLMIATVRHLAEEHRSMRGGGWQSSAGMTLSGKTLGLVGLGRVGRRMAEYATAFGMEVVAWSQNLTLDAAASVGARRVEKASLFESSDVVSVHLVLSERTRGLIGAAELALMKPHAYLINTSRGPIVDEAALIAALEAGRIAGAGLDVYDTEPLPKEHRLRQLPNVTLSPHLGYVTREMLGAFYSDTVESVVAWLDGAPIRIANPEAGRPR from the coding sequence ATGCCCAAGGTAGCGATCCTCGACGACTACGCCGGGGTGGCCCTGCAGGTTGCCGACTGGTCGCCCGTGCAAAAGCGGGCCGAGGTGACCGTTTTCGACCGGCACCTTGCCGAGGACGAGGCGGCCGACGCGCTGCGGACATTCGATGTGGTGTGCACCATGCGTGAGCGAATGGCGTTCCCGCGGACCTTGATCGAGCGGCTGCCGCAGCTGAGGCTGATCACCATCGTCGGCAGAAGCCTGCCGAAGCTGGATACGGCCGCGGCCAGCGAACGCGGAATCCTGGTGGCGCAGTCGGATTTCGCGCACCCCCGATTCAGGTCCATGCGCGATGCCACCCCGGAACTCGCCTGGGGGCTGATGATTGCGACGGTGCGCCACCTAGCCGAGGAGCATCGAAGCATGCGTGGCGGCGGCTGGCAGAGCAGCGCGGGTATGACGCTGTCTGGGAAGACCCTGGGACTTGTCGGGCTGGGCAGAGTCGGCAGACGCATGGCTGAATACGCCACCGCCTTTGGCATGGAAGTCGTTGCGTGGAGCCAGAATCTCACCCTGGACGCCGCCGCGAGCGTGGGCGCACGGCGGGTGGAGAAAGCGTCGCTGTTCGAATCCTCGGACGTGGTCTCGGTGCATCTGGTGCTCTCGGAGCGCACCCGCGGGTTGATCGGCGCGGCCGAGCTGGCACTGATGAAGCCGCACGCCTACCTGATCAACACGTCGAGGGGCCCGATCGTCGACGAGGCCGCGCTGATCGCCGCGCTGGAAGCCGGACGCATCGCCGGGGCCGGGCTGGACGTCTACGACACCGAACCGCTGCCGAAAGAACATCGGCTGCGGCAACTTCCGAATGTGACCCTGTCTCCCCACCTGGGGTATGTCACTCGCGAAATGCTGGGTGCTTTCTACTCGGACACGGTGGAATCAGTGGTGGCCTGGCTGGACGGGGCGCCCATCCGGATCGCCAATCCCGAAGCGGGGCGGCCGCGCTGA
- a CDS encoding 1-acyl-sn-glycerol-3-phosphate acyltransferase yields the protein MNGTEADQLELARWDPVFTELMINLVTPVIRRWFRSEVRGLDTFPPNGGALLVSNHSGGVLTPDWNVLAPALYRRFGYDRPLFTLAHYGVFFTPFRAALSRLGVIHATRENAAAALRSDAIVLAFPGGDYDAFRPTLRQTVVDFGGRTGYVSTAIKADVPIVPAVSIGGQETQLFVTRGNLLAKRLGLKRFRIEILPVTIGIPFGLTVFFPANIPLPAKVVYQILPPIDVAAQFGKDADVHQVDAHVRAVMQTALDRLGRERRLPLLG from the coding sequence ATGAACGGCACCGAGGCCGACCAGCTTGAGCTGGCCAGATGGGATCCCGTCTTCACCGAGCTGATGATCAATCTGGTCACGCCTGTCATCCGGAGATGGTTTCGGTCGGAGGTAAGGGGCTTGGACACCTTCCCGCCGAACGGCGGCGCCCTGTTGGTGTCCAACCATTCCGGCGGTGTACTGACGCCCGACTGGAACGTGCTCGCCCCCGCGCTCTACCGCAGGTTCGGCTATGACCGCCCGTTGTTCACCCTGGCCCACTACGGGGTGTTCTTCACACCGTTCCGCGCAGCGCTAAGCCGGCTCGGTGTCATTCACGCCACCCGGGAGAACGCTGCCGCAGCGTTGCGTTCGGACGCGATCGTGCTGGCCTTCCCGGGCGGGGACTATGACGCGTTCCGGCCGACCCTGAGGCAGACCGTCGTCGATTTCGGTGGCCGGACCGGATACGTCAGCACCGCGATCAAGGCCGACGTGCCGATTGTGCCCGCCGTCTCGATCGGGGGCCAAGAAACCCAGCTCTTCGTCACCCGGGGCAACTTGCTGGCGAAACGGTTGGGGCTCAAGCGGTTCCGGATCGAGATCCTGCCGGTTACCATCGGCATCCCCTTCGGGTTGACGGTGTTCTTCCCCGCCAACATCCCGCTACCCGCCAAGGTCGTCTATCAGATTCTGCCGCCGATCGACGTCGCCGCGCAGTTCGGCAAGGACGCCGATGTTCACCAGGTCGACGCCCATGTGCGCGCGGTGATGCAAACCGCTCTGGACCGGCTGGGCCGCGAGCGCCGGTTACCGCTTTTGGGTTGA
- a CDS encoding WS/DGAT/MGAT family O-acyltransferase: MELMMPTDAIFLLGESREHPMHVGGLQLFEPPPGAGRGFVRELYKSLASQRDFQPTFRKHPASFVGGIANLGWTYDDDVDIDYHVRRSALPSPKRVRELLELTSRWHSSLLDRHRPLWETHIVEGLKDGRFAIYTKVHHALIDGVSAQKLMQRALSTDPDDSEIHAPWTLHKPKRTSSPSSPLSSLARAAGAIAALAPSTLGLARAALLEQQLTLPFRAPKTMLNVKIGGARRCAAQSWSLDRIKSVKKAAGVTVNDVVLAMCSGALRYYLIEQDALPDTPLIAMVPVSLRTEEEADAGGNLVGAILCNLATDIDDPAQRLLTISESMRSNKKVFSELPRFQALALSAVNTSALALAAVPGWVASTSPPFNIIISNVPGPTQPIYYGGARLDGNYPLSIALDGQALNITLATNAGNLDFGLVGCRRSVPHLQRLLAHLESSLKDLEHAVGE; encoded by the coding sequence ATGGAACTGATGATGCCCACCGACGCGATCTTTCTCCTGGGAGAATCCCGCGAACATCCCATGCACGTCGGCGGCTTGCAGTTGTTCGAGCCCCCGCCGGGCGCAGGCCGCGGTTTCGTGCGTGAGCTCTACAAGAGTCTGGCCTCCCAGCGGGATTTCCAGCCCACGTTTCGCAAGCATCCCGCGAGCTTTGTCGGCGGAATCGCAAACCTGGGCTGGACATACGACGACGACGTCGACATCGACTACCATGTCCGGCGTTCGGCGCTGCCGTCGCCCAAACGGGTCCGTGAATTGCTCGAGTTGACGTCGCGGTGGCACAGCAGCCTGCTGGATCGTCACCGACCGTTGTGGGAGACGCACATAGTCGAAGGCCTGAAGGACGGCCGCTTCGCCATCTACACCAAAGTTCACCACGCACTGATCGACGGCGTCTCCGCGCAAAAGCTGATGCAGCGCGCGTTGTCCACCGATCCCGACGACTCCGAGATCCACGCCCCGTGGACCCTGCACAAACCCAAGCGCACAAGCAGCCCGTCGTCTCCGTTGAGCTCATTGGCGCGAGCGGCGGGAGCCATTGCGGCGCTTGCCCCCTCGACTTTAGGCCTGGCGCGTGCCGCGCTACTCGAACAGCAACTGACGCTGCCATTCAGGGCGCCGAAAACCATGCTGAACGTCAAGATCGGCGGCGCTCGCCGCTGCGCCGCGCAGTCCTGGTCGCTGGACCGCATCAAGAGCGTGAAGAAGGCGGCGGGTGTCACGGTGAACGACGTCGTCCTGGCGATGTGCTCGGGCGCCCTGCGTTACTACCTGATCGAGCAAGACGCGCTGCCGGACACGCCGCTGATCGCGATGGTCCCGGTCAGCCTGCGCACCGAGGAAGAGGCCGACGCGGGCGGCAACCTGGTCGGCGCCATCCTGTGCAACCTCGCTACCGATATCGATGACCCCGCGCAGCGCCTGCTGACCATCAGCGAATCGATGCGCAGCAACAAGAAGGTGTTCTCGGAGTTGCCGCGGTTCCAGGCCCTGGCGCTGTCCGCCGTCAATACGTCAGCGTTGGCGTTGGCGGCGGTCCCGGGCTGGGTGGCATCGACGTCACCCCCGTTCAACATCATCATTTCGAACGTGCCGGGACCGACGCAGCCGATCTATTACGGGGGCGCCCGGCTCGACGGCAACTACCCGCTGTCCATCGCGCTGGACGGCCAGGCGCTGAACATCACGCTGGCCACCAACGCCGGCAATCTGGACTTCGGTCTGGTGGGGTGCCGGCGCAGCGTGCCGCACCTGCAGCGCCTGCTCGCGCACCTGGAATCCTCGCTGAAGGACCTGGAACACGCTGTGGGAGAATAA
- a CDS encoding NUDIX domain-containing protein: MPKLSAGVLLYRTCDGVVEVLIAHPGGPFWARKDDGAWSIPKGEYADGEDVWAAAQREFSEELGLSVPAGPRIDLGQLKQSGGKVVTAFAVRSDLDVTDARSNTFELEWPKNSGTLREFPEVDRVGWFVVATARVKLLKGQHGFLDRLMTDPGLAGLSEGN; encoded by the coding sequence ATGCCAAAGTTGAGCGCGGGTGTGCTGTTGTACCGGACCTGCGATGGCGTTGTCGAGGTCTTGATCGCGCATCCGGGTGGGCCGTTCTGGGCCCGCAAGGACGACGGCGCGTGGTCGATCCCGAAAGGTGAGTACGCCGACGGTGAGGATGTGTGGGCGGCCGCGCAGCGTGAGTTCTCCGAGGAGCTGGGACTATCGGTGCCGGCGGGGCCGCGCATCGACCTTGGTCAGCTGAAACAATCCGGCGGCAAGGTGGTGACCGCCTTCGCCGTGCGGAGCGACCTCGACGTTACTGATGCGCGCAGCAACACGTTTGAACTGGAGTGGCCAAAAAATTCGGGCACGCTGCGGGAGTTCCCCGAGGTCGACCGGGTGGGCTGGTTCGTGGTGGCAACCGCGCGCGTCAAGCTACTGAAGGGACAGCACGGCTTTCTCGATCGATTGATGACCGATCCGGGCTTGGCCGGGCTATCGGAAGGGAACTGA
- a CDS encoding VOC family protein: MTEKSVLDDVSFCHLVVGVTDMDRALAFYRDALGMEVVFETLISGEPFDAALHATRKQEGRVVGGLLGGLMIELLSIGANPPGQRPTRRGITGIHNVSLSVTDLDDTHRRLSNAGYTPDQGPFEIGGVRMFFVKDPDGTPMEFIELPDGARSTYEMRRGVQLQMGPAR, translated from the coding sequence ATGACCGAAAAGAGTGTGCTCGACGACGTGTCGTTCTGTCACCTGGTCGTCGGAGTCACGGACATGGACCGTGCGCTGGCGTTCTACCGCGACGCCCTGGGCATGGAGGTGGTCTTCGAAACCCTCATCTCCGGAGAGCCTTTCGACGCGGCATTGCACGCGACACGCAAGCAGGAGGGACGGGTGGTCGGCGGTCTGCTGGGTGGGTTGATGATCGAGCTGTTGTCGATCGGGGCCAATCCACCGGGCCAGCGCCCAACGCGTCGCGGCATCACCGGCATCCACAACGTGTCACTGTCGGTGACCGATCTTGACGACACCCACCGCCGCCTGAGCAACGCCGGCTATACCCCGGATCAGGGTCCGTTCGAGATCGGCGGTGTGCGAATGTTTTTCGTCAAGGACCCGGACGGGACACCGATGGAGTTCATCGAACTGCCTGACGGGGCGCGTAGCACCTACGAGATGCGCCGCGGAGTGCAGCTGCAAATGGGACCCGCCAGATGA
- a CDS encoding NAD(P)H-dependent amine dehydrogenase family protein has product MSSSSKLRVIQWATGGVGKAAIACVQNHPQLELVGCWVHSKNKNGVDVGRIIGTPDLGVTATTSIDEILALDADCVVYSPLIPNDDEVIAILRSGKNVVTPIGWVYPDPANKRHRAVADAATESDVTLHGSGIHPGGITERFPLMVSSLSSAITHVRAEEFSDIRTYNAPDVVRHIMGFGGTPEEATQGPMAGLLEAGFKQSVRMIADHMGFRIDPNIRTIQDVAMATSDIDYDPFPITAGTVAARRFRWQALVDGEPVITAAVNWLMGEENLDPAWNFGERGERFEVEITGDPDVNLTFKGLQPETIAEGLVKNPGVVVTANHCVNAIPDVCAAEPGIKTYLDLPLFAGRPAPGLAAGRT; this is encoded by the coding sequence ATGAGTAGTTCGTCCAAGCTTCGCGTAATCCAGTGGGCGACCGGGGGCGTCGGTAAAGCCGCCATCGCGTGCGTGCAAAATCATCCTCAACTCGAGTTGGTCGGCTGCTGGGTGCATAGCAAAAACAAGAACGGCGTCGACGTCGGCCGAATCATCGGGACGCCGGATCTCGGCGTCACCGCCACCACCAGCATCGACGAGATCCTGGCGCTTGACGCCGACTGCGTCGTGTACAGCCCACTGATACCCAACGACGACGAAGTGATCGCGATCTTGCGGTCCGGCAAGAACGTGGTCACACCGATTGGCTGGGTCTACCCCGATCCGGCCAACAAGCGCCACCGGGCCGTCGCCGACGCTGCGACGGAAAGCGATGTGACGCTGCATGGTTCGGGCATTCACCCCGGCGGCATCACAGAGCGATTCCCGCTCATGGTGTCCTCGCTGTCGTCTGCGATCACGCACGTGCGTGCCGAGGAGTTCTCCGACATCCGCACCTACAACGCACCGGACGTGGTGCGCCACATCATGGGATTCGGCGGCACTCCCGAGGAAGCGACCCAAGGGCCGATGGCCGGCCTGCTCGAGGCCGGCTTCAAGCAATCGGTGCGGATGATCGCCGATCACATGGGATTCCGCATCGATCCCAACATCAGGACCATCCAGGACGTCGCGATGGCGACCTCCGACATCGACTACGACCCGTTCCCGATCACGGCCGGCACGGTGGCCGCACGCCGGTTCCGCTGGCAGGCGCTGGTCGATGGCGAGCCCGTCATCACCGCGGCGGTCAACTGGCTGATGGGCGAGGAAAACCTGGACCCCGCCTGGAATTTCGGCGAGCGGGGTGAACGCTTCGAGGTGGAGATCACCGGCGACCCCGACGTGAACCTCACCTTCAAGGGCCTGCAACCGGAGACGATCGCGGAAGGCCTGGTGAAGAATCCTGGTGTCGTGGTCACCGCCAACCACTGCGTCAACGCCATCCCAGACGTCTGCGCCGCCGAGCCGGGCATCAAGACCTACCTCGACTTGCCGTTGTTCGCCGGCCGCCCGGCCCCGGGGCTTGCCGCGGGCAGGACATGA
- a CDS encoding SDR family NAD(P)-dependent oxidoreductase: MSYSHPGSMRGHVAIVTGAAQGVGKGVAAALLERGAGVLLVDIQNEVLDKTTAELRTLGRAEQLVADLRDPDSAQRIAAAAVDAFGTVHGLVNNAIATNEPKAFVDITTEDLALGYDVGPRATFLLMQAVHPLMVQAGGGSIVNLGSGTGTGGEPKWGGYAAAKEGIRGLSKVAALEWGRDNIRVNVICPFAESDGVKFWKSFAPKEYDKAVGRVPMKRIGDVRTDVGALVAFLLGSDATFITGQTIHVDGGIGCFR; encoded by the coding sequence ATGAGCTACAGCCACCCCGGTTCGATGCGCGGACACGTCGCGATCGTTACCGGTGCCGCCCAAGGCGTCGGTAAGGGTGTCGCCGCCGCGTTGCTCGAACGCGGCGCCGGCGTGCTGCTGGTCGACATTCAAAACGAGGTTCTCGACAAAACCACCGCCGAGCTCAGGACGCTCGGACGGGCGGAACAGCTCGTCGCCGATCTGCGCGACCCGGACAGCGCACAACGGATCGCCGCCGCCGCGGTCGACGCCTTCGGCACGGTGCACGGCCTGGTCAACAACGCCATCGCCACCAACGAGCCCAAGGCATTCGTCGACATCACCACCGAAGACCTCGCCCTGGGCTACGACGTCGGCCCCCGGGCGACCTTCCTGTTGATGCAGGCCGTGCACCCGTTGATGGTCCAGGCCGGCGGCGGATCGATCGTCAATCTCGGGTCCGGGACGGGCACCGGCGGCGAACCCAAGTGGGGCGGTTACGCCGCCGCCAAGGAAGGCATCCGCGGGTTGTCGAAGGTGGCCGCGTTGGAATGGGGGCGCGACAACATCCGCGTCAACGTCATCTGCCCCTTCGCCGAGTCCGACGGCGTCAAATTTTGGAAGTCTTTCGCGCCCAAGGAGTACGACAAGGCCGTGGGACGTGTTCCGATGAAGCGCATCGGCGATGTCCGCACCGACGTGGGCGCGCTGGTGGCGTTCCTACTCGGCAGCGACGCCACCTTCATCACCGGACAGACCATTCACGTCGACGGCGGGATCGGCTGCTTCCGATGA
- a CDS encoding adenosine-specific kinase — MTTTSLTWEVVAVDKPEDVNVVIGQAHFIKTVEDLHEALAGVSPSLRFGLAFCEASGPRLVRRSGNDADLVELATRAALAIAAGHSFVIFLREGFPVNVLNPVKAVPEVCGIYCATANPVDVIVAVSPRGRGIVGVIDGQPPVAVEGDSDVAERHDLLRIIGYKL, encoded by the coding sequence GTGACGACAACATCGCTGACATGGGAAGTGGTGGCCGTTGACAAGCCGGAAGATGTCAACGTGGTCATCGGCCAGGCGCACTTCATCAAGACGGTCGAAGACCTGCACGAGGCGCTGGCCGGAGTGAGCCCGTCGCTGCGGTTCGGCCTGGCCTTCTGCGAGGCGTCCGGACCGCGGTTGGTTCGCCGCAGTGGCAACGACGCCGATCTGGTCGAATTGGCGACACGCGCCGCGCTGGCCATCGCGGCCGGGCATAGCTTCGTGATCTTCTTGCGCGAGGGCTTTCCGGTCAATGTCCTCAATCCCGTGAAGGCGGTGCCCGAAGTCTGCGGGATCTACTGCGCCACAGCGAATCCGGTCGATGTCATTGTTGCGGTGTCCCCGCGCGGTCGCGGCATCGTAGGCGTGATCGATGGGCAGCCTCCCGTTGCGGTGGAAGGCGATAGTGACGTGGCCGAGCGGCACGATCTGCTGCGCATCATCGGCTACAAACTCTGA
- a CDS encoding haloalkane dehalogenase, whose product MQTVRTPDDRFDAIPNFPYTPRYCEVPDDEGGALRVAWVQDGPENADPILMLHGEPSWSYLYRKMIPTLVAAGHRVVCPDLVGFGRSDKPTRREDHTYARHVEWMRAVAFDVLDLRRVTLVCQDWGGLIGLRLAAEHPERFARLVVANTGLPNGEQPMADVWWRFREAITSAPTLNIGAFVQGGCRRPMSEQERAGYDAPFPADDYCAGPRAMPGLVPTSPDDPAAAANKTAWIKLSVSPTPMLVAFSDSDPITGPMAAIFQREMRGAQGIEHPVIRDAGHFLQEDAGEELAGHIVAFLRR is encoded by the coding sequence ATGCAAACAGTGCGGACACCCGACGACCGGTTCGACGCTATACCCAATTTCCCTTACACCCCAAGGTATTGCGAGGTACCCGACGATGAAGGCGGTGCGCTCCGGGTGGCCTGGGTCCAGGACGGACCGGAAAACGCTGATCCCATCCTGATGCTGCACGGCGAGCCGTCATGGTCATATCTGTACCGCAAGATGATCCCGACACTGGTCGCCGCCGGTCATCGAGTCGTCTGCCCCGACCTGGTTGGGTTTGGCCGTTCGGACAAGCCGACCCGCCGCGAAGACCACACCTACGCCCGCCATGTCGAGTGGATGCGGGCGGTGGCTTTCGATGTGCTGGACCTGCGCAGGGTCACCCTGGTGTGCCAGGACTGGGGCGGGCTGATCGGATTGCGGCTTGCCGCAGAGCATCCCGAACGGTTCGCCCGGTTGGTCGTCGCCAACACCGGGTTGCCCAATGGCGAGCAGCCCATGGCCGACGTCTGGTGGCGATTCCGTGAGGCCATCACGTCGGCGCCGACGCTGAACATCGGAGCCTTCGTGCAGGGAGGTTGTCGCCGGCCGATGAGCGAGCAGGAACGTGCGGGCTACGACGCGCCGTTCCCCGCGGACGACTACTGCGCGGGGCCGCGCGCCATGCCCGGCCTGGTGCCCACGTCACCGGATGATCCGGCCGCGGCGGCCAATAAGACCGCGTGGATTAAGCTTTCGGTGAGCCCGACCCCCATGCTGGTCGCATTCAGCGACAGCGACCCGATCACCGGGCCGATGGCGGCCATCTTCCAGCGCGAGATGCGCGGCGCACAGGGAATCGAGCACCCGGTGATCCGCGACGCGGGGCATTTCCTGCAGGAGGACGCGGGGGAGGAACTGGCCGGTCACATCGTGGCGTTCTTACGCCGCTGA